Proteins co-encoded in one Melospiza melodia melodia isolate bMelMel2 chromosome 8, bMelMel2.pri, whole genome shotgun sequence genomic window:
- the RPRM gene encoding protein reprimo produces the protein MNGSSAGLPAGLNGSLGAPAGLNGSPAMPAAPNGSSAAAAGLLAGAGGAALELERALRCCTAASVVTDGSGAAADERSLYIMRVVQIAVMCVLALTVVFGIFFLGCNLLIKSEGMINFLVKERRPSKEVEAVVVGPY, from the coding sequence ATGAACGGCTCCTCGGCGGGGCTCCCGGCGGGGCTGAACGGATCCCTGGGGGCTCCGGCGGGATTGAACGGATCCCCGGCGATGCCGGCGGCCCCGAACGGCtcctcggcggcggcggcggggctgctGGCGGGGGCCGGGGGCGCGGCGCTGGAGCTGGAGCGGGCGCTGCGCTGCTGCACCGCCGCCTCCGTGGTGACCGACGGCAGCGGCGCGGCGGCGGACGAGCGCAGCCTGTACATCATGCGCGTGGTGCAGATCGCCGTCATGTGCGTGCTGGCCCTCACCGTGGTGTTCGGCATCTTCTTCCTCGGCTGCAACCTCCTCATCAAGTCCGAGGGCATGATCAACTTTCTGGTCAAGGAGCGCCGCCCGTCCAAGGAGGTGGAGGCGGTGGTGGTGGGGCCGTACTGA